Within Chloroflexota bacterium, the genomic segment GCTGTCTGCAACTGATCGGCCAGGACGTGGGTGATGAGGTGCCGTTCATCCAGACCATCTTCAGCCCGCTGGCCCAGGCCAAGAACCTGGCGGGTGAGCGCATGTTGGTCCATATGCGCCAGTATCCGGACGCGTTTCACGCCGGCCTGGAGACCATCACTCAGTCCATCATCCGCTTCGTGGAGGCCATCAAGCCCACCGGGATCGCCGGGATCTTCTACGCGGTCCAGCATGCGACCTATCATCTGCTGAGCGAGGATGAGTATCGCACCTTTGGCCGCCCCTACGATCTGCGCATCCTGGAGGCGGTGCAGGACTGCTGGTTCAACCTGCTCCACTTGCACGGAACCGACATCATGTTCGACCTGTTCCGGGACTATCCCGTGCAGGCGATCAACTGGCATGACCAGGAGACGCCGCCGTCGCTGCGGCAGGCGTTGGGGCTCTTCCCCGGCGCGGTGGTCGGCGGGCTCAGCCGGTGGGACACGGTCGTGCGGGGCGATCCGCAGGAGGTGATCGCCCAGGCGCGAGCGGCCATCAGCCAGACGGAGGGGATCCGGACGATCCTGGGGACGGGATGTGTGACCCCTATCGTGGCCCCGATCGCCAATATCCGGGCGGCGCGGCAGGCGGTGGAGAGGGATGCATAGATCTTGGAGGTGCGGGACTCGGAGGATACGTGCGATTTGAGATGAACTTCTGCCCACGCTGTGGGCATCTTCTGGAGGATCGAGAGGCCTTCGGGCGGGTGCGGCGTGTGTGTCCGGCCTGCGGGTTCGTCTTCTTCCGTGACCACAAGGTGGCCGTGGGAGCGCTGATCGAGCGCGATGGGCGGGTTCTCCTCGTGCGTCGTGCCGTGACCCCACGCATGGGAATGTGGGCGCTGCCGGCCGGGTATATGGACTACGATGAGGTGCCGGAGCAGGCATTGCGCCGTGAGGTGCGGGAGGAGACGGCGCTCGACGTCCATGTGGGTGATGTCCTGGGGGTGTTTCCCCTGGACAACCCTGACGCTCGAGGGGTGATCATCGTCTACTGGGCACGTGCGAACGCGGGCGAGGCCCGGGCGGGCGATGACGTCAGCCAGGTGGGGTGGTTCGCGCCTGACGAACTGCCGGACGATCTGGCCTTTGAGAGCACCCGGTGGGCGCTGGCGCGCTGGCAGGCCAGAGGTCTTGACATCCCCTGATGTCGCGCCTCGGATATATCAGGCGAGTGCAGCCCTCGGGCCATTGGCAGGCCCGGGGGCTTGCTGTTTCCGCAGTCCCTCCTCTTTGCGCCGGTTCGCCTTACTATGCGGGTGTGTTCTCTGTGCCAGGGCGCTTACTCCTGCGGCCCCTTGGGGGGCTTCTCCCCGCCGAGTAGCCGATTCAGCTCCTGGTTGAGGGCACGCAGGCCGGTGACCAGCGCCTTGCGGATCTCCTGAACGGTTTCCGTCTTCTCGATGGATTCCACCGCCTCCTGGGCCTGCTCCACGATCTCCTCGGAGACCAGGCGCTCCTTGGCGGTCTCCAGCACTTCATCCACCTGCTCGCCCAGCTCGCGTAGTCCCTCTTTGACCTCTTGCTCCAGCTCCTGGCGCTCTGGGCTCTCCCAGGCTTCCTTGAGGGCTCGTCCAATCTGTTGACCGAGCTGCTTTAGCTCCTCGATGACGTCCTCGGTGGGGGGCTTCTCTTGACCCTTCGTCTGCTCGTCCATCCTCTTCCCTCCGTCTATTACTTGCAACTACCGGACGACGCTTTCGCTGTGGGGAGGCCCGGGGGCTTCGCCCTTCCGGAAGAAGCCCCTCTTTTGCCTTCGACCTGCCCGGCCTCGGCCCAGATCCCTACGGAAAGGGCCGAGAAAGGCAGGTACAGACCGGAAAAGTGGGATTTCTGTGGAGGGGACCTCCCCTCCACACCTCCCCCTGTGGAACTGGTCGTTGAGGGAGCCTCCTCAGACATCTTGCCGGTAAATTTTCAGACACGCTCTTAGGCCCTTCGGAGAGGGCCGAGCAGGGCAAGTACAGGCCGGAGAAGCGGGTTTCCCGCGGCGGGGACCTCTCCTCCACACCTCCCCCTCTGGATCTGGTAGCCGAGGGAGGCTCTTAACGGACTATGATGGGCGTCTCCGAGAGCAGGAGACGATCGCCCAGCAGGTTGCCGGCCGCGTCCCGGATAGGGAGGCGAGCATTGGTGGCGGGCAGGTACATGCCTACCTCCAAGATATAC encodes:
- a CDS encoding NUDIX hydrolase; amino-acid sequence: MRFEMNFCPRCGHLLEDREAFGRVRRVCPACGFVFFRDHKVAVGALIERDGRVLLVRRAVTPRMGMWALPAGYMDYDEVPEQALRREVREETALDVHVGDVLGVFPLDNPDARGVIIVYWARANAGEARAGDDVSQVGWFAPDELPDDLAFESTRWALARWQARGLDIP
- a CDS encoding uroporphyrinogen decarboxylase, producing MTKRERLEATFRGQPVDRVAVALWRHWPVDDQRAEDLARSTVAFQREFDFDFIKVTPSSDFCLEDWGTESIWLGAEEGTRKYVHHPVREPGDWEKLSVLDPLQGGLGRQVRCLQLIGQDVGDEVPFIQTIFSPLAQAKNLAGERMLVHMRQYPDAFHAGLETITQSIIRFVEAIKPTGIAGIFYAVQHATYHLLSEDEYRTFGRPYDLRILEAVQDCWFNLLHLHGTDIMFDLFRDYPVQAINWHDQETPPSLRQALGLFPGAVVGGLSRWDTVVRGDPQEVIAQARAAISQTEGIRTILGTGCVTPIVAPIANIRAARQAVERDA